In the genome of Gemmatimonadota bacterium, one region contains:
- the prfB gene encoding peptide chain release factor 2 (programmed frameshift), with product MQDALSDYSARVDKLGRYLDLDQRRAKIAEFEKLMEAPNFWNDRENAQRIIDACNAEKYWVESWENLNEQVGDLDLLFQLACEEGDAESLSEVAAEVPGIGAALDALELQHMLGDREDRNDAILTIHPGAGGTEAADWAQMLMRMYMRWADRRGFQTNVLDTLPGETAGIKSATIEVKGDYAFGYLKSESGVHRLVRISPYDSNNRRHTSFASVFVYPDAEGDIEVEINPNDLKVDTYRAGGAGGQHVNKTDSAVRITHEPTGIVVQCQNERSQHKNRNTAMKILKARLYQHMREEEDKKRAELESTKKRIEWGSQIRNYVFQPYQMVKDARTGFETSDVSGVIDGDLDPFIRAYLLSSRTA from the exons ATGCAAGACGCGCTATCCGATTATAGCGCGCGCGTAGATAAACTCGGGAGGTATCTT GACCTCGATCAAAGACGGGCAAAAATTGCCGAATTTGAAAAACTCATGGAAGCACCGAATTTCTGGAATGATCGCGAAAATGCACAGCGGATTATCGACGCCTGTAATGCGGAAAAATACTGGGTTGAAAGTTGGGAAAATTTAAATGAGCAAGTGGGCGATTTGGATCTGCTTTTTCAATTGGCGTGCGAAGAAGGCGATGCCGAATCTCTGTCGGAAGTCGCCGCTGAAGTACCCGGGATTGGCGCAGCTTTAGACGCACTTGAATTGCAGCATATGTTGGGCGATCGAGAAGATCGCAACGACGCGATATTGACCATTCATCCGGGTGCTGGGGGCACCGAAGCAGCAGACTGGGCGCAAATGTTGATGCGTATGTACATGCGGTGGGCCGACCGGCGCGGGTTTCAGACCAATGTCCTGGACACACTTCCCGGCGAAACGGCCGGGATTAAGAGCGCGACAATTGAAGTGAAGGGCGATTATGCCTTTGGCTATCTCAAGTCTGAATCTGGTGTACACAGACTGGTGCGGATTTCTCCTTATGATTCCAACAATCGTCGCCACACATCATTTGCATCCGTTTTTGTCTATCCCGACGCCGAAGGCGATATCGAGGTGGAGATCAATCCCAATGATTTGAAAGTAGATACCTATCGCGCTGGGGGTGCCGGTGGACAACACGTGAACAAAACCGATTCTGCAGTGCGTATTACCCACGAACCCACGGGGATTGTGGTGCAATGCCAGAACGAGCGATCCCAACACAAGAACCGCAATACGGCCATGAAAATTCTCAAGGCGCGATTGTATCAACACATGCGGGAAGAAGAAGACAAGAAACGCGCTGAACTCGAAAGCACAAAAAAACGCATTGAATGGGGCAGTCAAATCCGCAATTACGTTTTTCAGCCCTATCAGATGGTGAAAGATGCCCGAACGGGCTTTGAGACATCGGATGTTTCGGGGGTTATAGACGGCGATCTCGACCCATTTATCCGCGCATATTTACTATCGTCGCGCACCGCGTGA
- a CDS encoding ABC transporter ATP-binding protein: MDELLRATGVCKHYVLGDTHIEVLKGVDLGVDLGEIVAVVGASGVGKSTLLHIMGGLDHPASGTIVINGVDIFALSDTDRAKFRNRQIGFVFQFHHLLRDFTALENVMMPLMIAGVSHDEARGPAQKLLCDIGLEQRLAHLPSELSGGEAQRVAVARALVTQPAVVLADEPSGNLDVARSAELHALIWELARTRHQTCIIVTHDQHLAARADRVVEMEDGRLVA, encoded by the coding sequence ATGGATGAGTTGCTGCGCGCAACAGGAGTTTGCAAGCACTATGTATTGGGGGATACCCATATTGAGGTACTGAAAGGGGTTGATCTCGGGGTTGATCTCGGCGAAATTGTAGCAGTGGTTGGTGCTTCGGGCGTAGGAAAGAGTACTTTGTTGCACATTATGGGCGGGTTAGACCATCCGGCTTCGGGGACAATTGTCATCAATGGCGTCGATATATTTGCCCTGTCAGATACTGATCGCGCCAAATTTCGCAATCGCCAGATCGGATTTGTTTTTCAGTTTCACCACTTGTTGCGCGATTTTACTGCGCTTGAAAATGTGATGATGCCCCTGATGATTGCCGGTGTTTCGCACGATGAAGCGCGAGGACCCGCGCAAAAACTACTCTGTGATATCGGTCTGGAACAGCGGCTTGCACATTTGCCTTCCGAACTTTCTGGCGGGGAAGCACAGCGCGTTGCTGTTGCACGGGCATTGGTGACGCAACCCGCTGTTGTTCTGGCCGACGAACCTTCTGGCAATCTCGATGTGGCGCGCAGTGCAGAGCTTCACGCATTAATTTGGGAACTCGCCAGAACCCGACACCAAACGTGCATTATCGTAACACACGACCAGCATTTGGCTGCTCGCGCTGATCGGGTGGTCGAGATGGAAGACGGTCGTCTCGTTGCCTAA
- the bamA gene encoding outer membrane protein assembly factor BamA, with the protein MKKVCTYSFLVIIALLGGRSGAQEGPVIQEIRIRGNDWVETSFIESQSGLFKGQNLAEGEAARVIRNLYKSGLFSDIKISIDRVPGGVAVIIDLKTVPRLGEVVFKGNRSIKDKTLKRELELTKGQLIQLREKKRAVNKLVALYRKKGYLLASVDVQEEAVDEDGRLPLTFEIHEGEKVNLKKIRFHGNTALTGKQLRKQMKETKQDGWWFGGGKYSEETYPDDKELVLAFYRQNGYREAAIVSDSLSYGPDKKNMYLDITIEEGPLYRFGAVSWSGNEKITDAGFSHFIVVDSGAVYNEERVLKSREQLQNAYMDIGHIGAQIFPQQNPIAGHVVNVHFDVVEKDPWTIRKILITGNTKTKDRVIRRELRVRPGDTFSRALLERSVREVMQLNFFTNVLPEPIAVEETSEIDLEFTIEEKSTGTASIGAGYSERDKLIGTIGLQIPNFRGNGQQLDFQWEFGSRRETFSIGFTEPWFRNTPTSISASLFRSTIRLATYGVADFDQRTEGGAFRLGRRLRWPDYSRISGGYRLEKVAFINFTDTTDVNNPFYEDNVTSSISANLTRDSRDLPIFPTSGSVISYSPALAGGFLGGNRDFHKHDIVTSFYFPIFWRLALNVRSQLGFVASYGTERVPYQELYLPGGVDIFEGTMLRGYPDRSIGPRNIGGEPIGGVAQLLFNAEISIPIVPNQFYGLIFADAGNAWENLDRISLTDMRRSAGFGIRIVAPVVGIMGFDFAWGFDRRRVDGQSVQMMTHFQFGPQFY; encoded by the coding sequence GTGAAAAAAGTTTGTACATACAGTTTTTTGGTCATCATTGCACTATTGGGCGGGCGCTCAGGCGCTCAAGAAGGCCCGGTGATTCAAGAGATCCGCATTCGAGGCAATGATTGGGTCGAGACTTCTTTTATCGAGTCTCAGAGCGGTTTATTCAAAGGGCAGAATCTGGCGGAAGGCGAAGCCGCGCGGGTAATTCGCAATCTCTACAAAAGCGGTTTGTTTTCCGATATCAAAATTTCTATAGATCGAGTGCCAGGCGGTGTAGCCGTTATTATTGATTTGAAAACCGTGCCGCGTCTGGGTGAGGTGGTTTTTAAGGGCAATCGCTCAATAAAGGACAAAACACTAAAACGCGAATTGGAATTGACTAAAGGCCAGTTGATACAGCTGCGAGAAAAAAAGAGAGCGGTCAATAAGCTGGTAGCGCTCTATCGGAAAAAAGGCTATTTACTCGCCTCAGTGGATGTACAAGAAGAGGCGGTTGATGAAGATGGGAGATTGCCACTGACCTTTGAAATTCACGAAGGCGAAAAAGTCAATTTGAAAAAAATCCGTTTTCACGGCAACACGGCATTAACCGGAAAACAACTGCGCAAGCAGATGAAAGAAACCAAACAAGACGGCTGGTGGTTTGGAGGAGGCAAATACAGCGAGGAAACCTATCCCGACGATAAAGAATTGGTTTTGGCCTTTTACCGACAAAACGGATATCGGGAAGCAGCAATTGTATCCGATAGTTTGTCATATGGCCCTGATAAAAAAAATATGTATCTCGATATCACCATCGAAGAAGGGCCGCTTTATCGCTTTGGCGCAGTGAGTTGGTCGGGCAATGAGAAAATCACAGATGCGGGTTTTTCTCACTTTATTGTGGTCGATTCGGGCGCGGTTTACAACGAGGAGCGCGTCTTAAAATCGCGAGAGCAGTTGCAAAATGCCTATATGGACATCGGACATATAGGCGCGCAGATTTTTCCGCAACAAAACCCCATTGCAGGTCACGTCGTCAATGTGCATTTTGATGTGGTCGAAAAAGATCCGTGGACAATTCGCAAAATTTTGATTACGGGCAATACCAAAACCAAAGACCGCGTGATTCGACGCGAATTGCGCGTGCGTCCGGGCGATACGTTTAGCCGCGCCCTTTTGGAGCGCAGCGTGCGCGAAGTCATGCAACTCAACTTTTTTACCAATGTTTTGCCCGAGCCTATTGCTGTAGAAGAAACATCTGAGATCGACCTCGAGTTCACCATAGAAGAAAAGTCAACGGGCACGGCGTCTATCGGGGCAGGGTATAGCGAACGCGACAAGCTGATTGGCACCATTGGGTTGCAAATTCCCAATTTTAGAGGCAATGGACAACAACTCGATTTCCAGTGGGAGTTTGGATCGCGCCGCGAAACCTTTAGCATTGGGTTTACCGAACCGTGGTTCCGCAACACCCCCACGAGTATATCCGCATCGCTATTCCGAAGCACCATACGACTGGCAACTTATGGTGTGGCTGACTTTGATCAGCGCACAGAAGGCGGTGCATTTCGCCTCGGACGCAGGCTGCGCTGGCCCGATTATTCGCGCATTTCTGGAGGATATCGCCTCGAGAAGGTAGCTTTTATCAATTTTACCGACACTACAGATGTAAACAATCCCTTTTACGAAGACAATGTGACCAGCAGCATCAGTGCAAACTTGACCCGCGACAGCCGCGATTTGCCGATCTTTCCCACATCGGGTAGCGTGATCTCTTATTCGCCTGCACTGGCCGGTGGATTTTTGGGCGGAAATAGAGATTTTCACAAGCACGATATTGTCACGAGTTTTTACTTCCCCATATTCTGGCGATTGGCCTTAAATGTGCGGTCGCAATTGGGCTTTGTCGCCAGTTATGGCACCGAGCGCGTTCCGTACCAGGAATTGTACCTGCCGGGCGGCGTTGATATTTTTGAAGGCACCATGTTGCGCGGTTATCCCGACCGCTCAATTGGTCCTCGTAATATTGGGGGAGAGCCGATTGGGGGTGTCGCGCAGTTGTTGTTCAACGCAGAGATCAGCATTCCCATTGTGCCCAATCAGTTTTATGGCCTCATTTTTGCCGATGCGGGCAATGCCTGGGAAAATCTGGATCGGATCAGCTTGACGGATATGCGTCGATCAGCTGGTTTTGGCATTCGGATTGTAGCACCTGTGGTGGGTATTATGGGATTTGATTTTGCATGGGGGTTTGACCGTCGGCGTGTCGATGGTCAGTCCGTACAAATGATGACGCATTTCCAATTCGGCCCGCAATTTTATTAG
- the lysS gene encoding lysine--tRNA ligase: MTRVVGQTPESQLIEQRLQKLDAIRDLGIEPYPYRFEPTHYSADIVASFDALSASGDEVRVAGRLIVTRGHGKAAFADLRDAVGRLQIYVRLDNVGDDAFALWKLLDIGDFIGVSGRVFKTRTGQISIQVQTLALLTKAIRPLPVPKEEIRDGERVVHDQFSDKELRYRRRYLDLALNPDVQAVFRKRSAVVSAIREFLDARGFLEVETPVLQPLYGGASARPFVTHHNVLDIPLYLRISDELYLKRLIVGGLERVYEIGKNFRNEGIDRTHNPEFSMLELYQAYADYSDMMAIAEALYASVAAKVNGATTLEYQGREIDLTPPWPRIPMLDAIEKYSGIDVARSSDADLRTACKRFDSDIEPNAERGLLINALFEACVEPELIQPTFITDYPIAVSPLAKRHRTKKDLTERFEFFINGWEAGNAFSELNDPIDQRQRFAHQKTLRDQGDDEAQILDEDFLMALEHGMPPTGGLGIGVDRMVMLLADAPSIRDAILFPHMRPKEGLEDHG; this comes from the coding sequence TTGACTCGGGTTGTGGGACAAACGCCAGAATCACAATTGATCGAACAGCGCCTGCAAAAACTCGACGCCATTCGAGATTTGGGCATTGAGCCTTATCCGTATCGCTTTGAGCCCACGCACTATTCCGCGGATATTGTCGCGTCTTTTGATGCGCTGAGCGCATCGGGCGACGAGGTGCGGGTTGCCGGTCGATTGATTGTCACGCGCGGCCATGGCAAAGCGGCCTTTGCCGATTTGAGGGATGCCGTGGGCCGTCTGCAAATTTACGTGCGGCTCGACAATGTTGGCGATGATGCTTTCGCGCTGTGGAAGTTGCTGGATATCGGCGATTTTATCGGCGTATCTGGCCGCGTTTTTAAGACGCGCACGGGTCAAATATCCATTCAGGTTCAAACGCTCGCGCTGTTGACCAAAGCCATTCGTCCACTACCTGTTCCCAAAGAAGAAATACGCGATGGCGAGCGCGTAGTACACGATCAATTTAGCGACAAAGAACTGAGATATCGCCGTCGTTATCTGGACCTGGCACTCAATCCCGATGTGCAGGCGGTGTTTCGCAAGCGCAGTGCAGTCGTATCTGCGATTCGCGAATTTTTAGATGCACGCGGTTTTCTCGAAGTAGAAACACCGGTGTTACAGCCGCTCTATGGAGGGGCTTCGGCCCGTCCTTTTGTGACGCATCACAACGTGCTGGACATACCGCTGTACCTGCGGATATCCGATGAATTATATCTCAAGCGTTTGATCGTGGGTGGGCTTGAGCGAGTGTATGAAATCGGCAAAAATTTTCGCAATGAGGGCATCGATCGAACTCATAACCCCGAGTTTTCAATGCTCGAATTGTATCAGGCCTACGCCGACTATTCAGACATGATGGCAATAGCCGAGGCACTCTACGCCTCTGTGGCCGCAAAGGTAAATGGCGCAACAACGCTCGAATACCAGGGTCGAGAAATTGATCTCACCCCCCCCTGGCCACGCATTCCCATGCTCGACGCCATAGAGAAATACAGCGGTATTGATGTGGCGCGCTCCTCAGACGCCGACCTGCGTACTGCATGCAAGCGCTTTGATTCCGATATCGAACCGAATGCAGAGCGCGGCTTGCTGATCAATGCGTTGTTCGAAGCGTGTGTCGAGCCCGAATTGATTCAACCGACCTTTATTACTGACTATCCCATTGCGGTGTCTCCCCTGGCCAAACGCCATCGTACTAAAAAAGACCTCACCGAGCGGTTTGAATTTTTTATCAATGGTTGGGAAGCGGGCAACGCGTTTTCCGAACTGAATGATCCGATTGATCAGCGGCAGCGGTTTGCGCATCAAAAAACCTTACGCGACCAAGGCGACGACGAGGCTCAGATTCTCGATGAAGATTTTTTAATGGCCCTGGAACACGGGATGCCACCGACGGGTGGGTTGGGCATTGGTGTTGATCGAATGGTGATGTTGCTCGCAGACGCGCCTTCGATTCGAGACGCAATTTTGTTTCCTCACATGCGCCCTAAAGAGGGCCTTGAAGACCATGGATGA
- a CDS encoding outer membrane lipoprotein carrier protein LolA: MMRRMHHRRSLQALLAILGILFCTRTVQADTRGSEVVAKLQKKFADLETLSAHFVKRHYWRVMDQHQEIKGKLLVQRPDQFRMDSDVQVVVSDGKTVWHYAPANAQVLVSDYTAMENDRNYEKLLFDLIFWGGYDENYVPVYVGEEKIHRKTCYAVDLLAKKEDTYIHKIRLWIDKRLYLVRQVEYRNIHEDVTTFLLSDLKVNKKARPDQFTFHVPSGVELIDLR; this comes from the coding sequence ATGATGCGTAGAATGCACCACAGGCGTAGCCTGCAAGCCCTTCTCGCTATTCTAGGCATTCTATTTTGCACGAGAACTGTGCAGGCCGATACGCGCGGCTCAGAGGTAGTTGCGAAATTGCAAAAAAAATTTGCGGATCTCGAGACGCTTTCCGCTCACTTTGTCAAGCGACACTATTGGCGCGTGATGGATCAGCATCAAGAAATTAAAGGCAAATTGCTGGTTCAGCGCCCCGATCAGTTTCGGATGGATTCAGATGTACAGGTAGTGGTGAGCGATGGCAAAACCGTGTGGCACTATGCGCCTGCCAATGCCCAGGTGTTGGTGAGCGATTACACAGCGATGGAAAATGATCGAAACTATGAAAAATTGTTATTTGATCTGATTTTTTGGGGTGGGTACGACGAAAATTATGTGCCCGTTTATGTGGGAGAAGAAAAGATCCATCGCAAAACGTGTTACGCGGTCGATCTATTGGCAAAAAAAGAAGATACGTATATCCATAAAATTCGCCTATGGATAGACAAACGACTCTACCTGGTGCGGCAAGTGGAATATCGCAATATCCACGAAGATGTGACAACATTTTTGTTGTCGGATTTGAAGGTGAATAAAAAAGCCAGGCCCGATCAATTTACATTTCACGTACCCAGCGGAGTGGAATTGATCGATTTGCGTTGA